In one window of Phyllopteryx taeniolatus isolate TA_2022b chromosome 23, UOR_Ptae_1.2, whole genome shotgun sequence DNA:
- the si:ch211-212k18.5 gene encoding sal-like protein 2 isoform X2 — MSRRKQKRPQHLVNNDPGGPRVLAHDDLLRLKSPSASLGSEVTSSGSSSSSSPSSLQDRQPPLAPRPSPGGLHAPSLPNESSPPPHWPDHIATFATSLPNTHSSLSPDFPHPSLSSQTRSPPPPGQTSGRQVPSSHSAVASPTMGVSATATTSSSSSSRRVPTPRGGGSDDSPAQHRASGLPGPQVLRVPPTLAVLLEELRVLQQRQIHQMQITEEICRHVLKLGGAVLGQDANPRVSGGESHQKAEPLSPAQPSTATPVTAAAASLLMGLPSPLFAQPPLSKQGPPHVNGSRTPSSASSAVSSSSVASLHPLSLSLGLPPRSSSNAALFAHGSGMSFAVGSHSQELQSASSSLGSALASGRPQHMCRFCGKVLSSDSSLQIHLRSHTGERPYQCPVCLSRFTTRGNLKAHFLRHREQNPELSLSLLPPALSDQTPSVSASGAAQRRRKRRADDDESFPGVKGSVPAGVTENMALGFLSGASPRPSSSLPLPPSVDMALLSTAHSLLQLNRASAVAGAPGSVLPSSTSSSLSSSSLASQLKGVKQQRFDENTPPHTALHTPASYSQVAHLPKILFPGGASPHHLALLRPTGHPSASHLSSAHRLPFPFPPFPKASTSSPPSSSPSTLAQTSDTSKLQRLVQKLEKQPQEGASSSCAPSPTLLESNTNGHDLTTASGAYRREMLATLGLSPNASQGPRGATSAATATAASPLTAAQAANQCGVCLRVLSCARALRLHQATHLGERPFPCKLCGRFFSTKGSLRAHLATHRARPANSRALNSCPLCPRKFTNALVLQHHIRLHLGGQIPPDEDAMQTEDGAETENTAFVDDVGSDSGSSPSRAQQLLPLGLTSATCKNATGKTVTACDVKTEPSEDSAPSVSPPLTHNPHLAGAEDPLDLSDNHLHEGIPLNDSQPDLGTPGKAPSDNSGSAAVNGSDGALSLCISKLDAPNETADGDGYKCTLARNPLRALSPPASPATCSSAADVSAPEAFRSEGERDNNTFTVPQPLTAAEPQESSESPEPPVAASGTRSQYLRSDKPYNCSQCGKTYASRSGLKGHMKTHPVALAASSKAQSDKSDAAEDPSSMEEKNEGRADPGAKHCDEAAC; from the exons ATGTCACGCCGAAAACAGAAGAGACCCCAACATCTCGTCAACAACGACCCAGGGGGGCCAAGGGTGCTCGCTCACG aTGACCTCCTGCGCTTGAAGTCGCCATCCGCCTCTCTCGGGTCCGAAGTCACCTCTTCGgggtcctcttcctcttcctctccaaGCTCGCTCCAAGACCGCCAGCCGCCTTTGGCCCCACGCCCGTCCCCCGGCGGGCTACACGCGCCCTCCTTGCCCAACGAGAGCTCGCCCCCTCCCCACTGGCCCGACCACATTGCGACCTTCGCTACCTCCCTACCGAACACTCACTCGTCCCTCTCGCCGGACTTTCCTCACCCGTCGCTGTCTTCCCAGACTCGCTCGCCTCCCCCTCCGGGTCAGACCTCCGGCCGCCAAGTCCCGTCGTCGCATTCCGCCGTGGCCTCCCCGACGATGGGCGTTTCTGCCACCGCCACTActtcctcctcttcgtcctcccGGCGTGTGCCCACTCCACGCGGCGGCGGCAGCGACGACAGTCCGGCTCAGCACCGGGCTTCCGGCTTGCCCGGCCCCCAGGTTCTCCGGGTGCCCCCCACCCTCGCAGTACTGCTGGAGGAGCTTCGTGTCTTACAGCAGAGGCAAATCCACCAGATGCAGATCACCGAGGAAATTTGCAGGCACGTTTTGAAGCTCGGAGGCGCCGTCCTGGGGCAGGATGCCAACCCGCGAGTCAGCGGGGGCGAGAGCCACCAAAAAGCAGAGCCTTTGTCGCCGGCGCAACCCTCAACTGCCACGCCGGTCACCGCAGCCGCGGCCTCATTGCTAATGGGCCTTCCGTCACCCCTCTTTGCCCAGCCGCCGCTCTCCAAGCAAGGTCCTCCGCACGTCAACGGCAGCAGAACACCGTCGTCCGCGTCGTCTGCCGTGTCGAGCTCATCCGTGGCTTCCCTTCATCCGCTCTCTTTGTCTTTGGGGCTGCCGCCGCGCTCCTCGTCCAACGCCGCTTTATTTGCTCACGGCAGCGGAATGAGCTTCGCCGTCGGCAGCCATTCCCAGGAGCTCCaatctgcatcctcctctctggGCTCCGCCTTGGCGTCGGGACGACCGCAGCACATGTGCCGCTTTTGCGGCAAGGTCCTGAGCAGTGACTCGTCGCTGCAGATCCACCTGAGGTCGCACACGGGCGAGAGACCGTACCAGTGTCCGGtgtgtctgagccgcttcactaCGCGAGGAAACCTCAAAGCTCATTTCCTGCGCCACCGGGAGCAGAACCCAGAGCTTTCCCTCTCACTGCTGCCCCCCGCGCTCTCGGATCAGACACCGAGCGTCTCGGCCTCTGGCGCCgcgcagaggaggaggaagcgccGAGCCGATGACGACGAGTCATTTCCCGGAGTCAAAGGAAGCGTTCCCGCCGGCGTGACGGAGAACATGGCTCTGGGATTCCTGTCCGGCGCATCCCCGCGACCCTCTTCCTCTCTACCGCTGCCGCCCTCGGTGGACATGGCGCTGCTGTCCACAGCCCATTCCCTGCTCCAGTTGAATCGGGCCTCAGCGGTCGCTGGCGCGCCGGGCTCCGTGCTGCCTTCTTCCACATCGTCATCCTTGTCCTCTTCCTCGCTAGCAAGTCAGTTGAAAGGAGTGAAGCAGCAGCGCTTTGATGAAAACACTCCTCCTCACACAGCCCTCCACACACCTGCCTCCTACTCCCAAGTGGCTCACCTCCCCAAGATCCTCTTCCCGGGGGGTGCCTCCCCACACCACCTGGCCCTCCTGCGGCCTACGGGCCACCCGTCTGCCTCCCACCTCTCTTCGGCACATCGGCTCCCCTTCCCTTTCCCGCCGTTCCCCAAAGCAAGCACCTcttctcctccctcctcctccccgaGCACCTTGGCTCAGACCTCAGACACCTCCAAACTGCAGCGTCTGGTACAGAAGCTTGAAAAGCAGCCGCAAGAAGGGGCCTCGTCTTCCTGCGCCCCCTCGCCCACCCTGCTGGAGTCCAACACTAACGGTCACGATCTGACCACTGCCTCCGGTGCCTATCGCAGGGAAATGTTAGCCACTCTCGGCCTCAGTCCCAACGCCAGCCAAGGGCCCCGAGGCGCCACCTCCGCCGCCACCGCAACTGCCGCTTCACCTCTGACTGCCGCTCAGGCAGCCAATCAGTGCGGTGTGTGCCTGCGGGTCCTCAGCTGCGCTCGAGCCCTGCGCTTGCACCAGGCCACCCACCTGGgagagcgccccttcccttgtAAGCTCTGCGGCCGCTTCTTCTCCACAAAGGGCAGCCTCAGGGCCCACCTGGCCACTCATCGAGCCAGACCAGCGAACTCCCGGGCACTTAACTCCTGCCCGCTGTGCCCACGCAAGTTCACCAATGCCTTAGTGCTCCAGCACCACATCCGCCTTCACCTCGGAGGCCAAATACCGCCCGATGAAGACGCCATGCAAACAGAAGATGGCGCAGAAACAGAGAACACGGCATTTGTTGATGATGTGGGGAGCGATTCGGGTAGCTCACCGTCGCGGGCGCAACAGCTCCTCCCGCTGGGCCTTACAAGTGCAACCTGCAAAAATGCCACTGGCAAAACAGTCACAGCTTGTGATGTCAAGACGGAGCCATCTGAGGATTCCGCACCCAGTGTCAGCCCACCCCTGACCCATAATCCCCACTTGGCAGGAGCTGAGGACCCCCTGGATCTGAGCGATAACCACCTCCACGAAGGTATCCCCCTGAACGATTCCCAACCTGACCTGGGAACCCCTGGCAAAGCCCCCTCAGACAACTCTGGTTCTGCCGCAGTGAATGGCAGTGACGGCGCTCTCTCCTTGTGCATTTCAAAGCTCGACGCGCCCAACGAAACTGCCGACGGTGACGGCTACAAATGCACCCTGGCTCGAAATCCTTTGCGTGCGCTCAGCCCTCCAGCCAGCCCAGCAACGTGCAGCTCAGCAGCTGACGTTAGCGCCCCAGAAGCGTTCCGAAGTGAAGGCGAGAGAGACAACAACACGTTCACAGTCCCACAACCTCTGACAGCGGCAGAACCACAGGAGAGTTCAGAGAGCCCTGAGCCGCCTGTCGCGGCGTCAGGAACACGCTCCCAATATCTCCGCTCGGACAAACCCTACAACTGCTCCCAGTGCGGAAAGACGTACGCCAGCCGCAGCGGCCTAAAG GGTCACATGAAAACTCACCCCGTAGCTTTGGCCGCCTCCTCGAAGGCTCAAAGCGACAAGAGCGACGCTGCCGAGGATCCGAGCTCCATGGAAGAGAAGAACGAAGGCCGCGCAGATCCAGGAGCAAAGCATTGCGATGAGGCTGCCTGCTGA
- the si:ch211-212k18.5 gene encoding sal-like protein 4 isoform X1, which yields MNPVSQFLGPSKRSHAKDIRIMHPTLHYAAGKSVLWNRLLSFSFLSDDLLRLKSPSASLGSEVTSSGSSSSSSPSSLQDRQPPLAPRPSPGGLHAPSLPNESSPPPHWPDHIATFATSLPNTHSSLSPDFPHPSLSSQTRSPPPPGQTSGRQVPSSHSAVASPTMGVSATATTSSSSSSRRVPTPRGGGSDDSPAQHRASGLPGPQVLRVPPTLAVLLEELRVLQQRQIHQMQITEEICRHVLKLGGAVLGQDANPRVSGGESHQKAEPLSPAQPSTATPVTAAAASLLMGLPSPLFAQPPLSKQGPPHVNGSRTPSSASSAVSSSSVASLHPLSLSLGLPPRSSSNAALFAHGSGMSFAVGSHSQELQSASSSLGSALASGRPQHMCRFCGKVLSSDSSLQIHLRSHTGERPYQCPVCLSRFTTRGNLKAHFLRHREQNPELSLSLLPPALSDQTPSVSASGAAQRRRKRRADDDESFPGVKGSVPAGVTENMALGFLSGASPRPSSSLPLPPSVDMALLSTAHSLLQLNRASAVAGAPGSVLPSSTSSSLSSSSLASQLKGVKQQRFDENTPPHTALHTPASYSQVAHLPKILFPGGASPHHLALLRPTGHPSASHLSSAHRLPFPFPPFPKASTSSPPSSSPSTLAQTSDTSKLQRLVQKLEKQPQEGASSSCAPSPTLLESNTNGHDLTTASGAYRREMLATLGLSPNASQGPRGATSAATATAASPLTAAQAANQCGVCLRVLSCARALRLHQATHLGERPFPCKLCGRFFSTKGSLRAHLATHRARPANSRALNSCPLCPRKFTNALVLQHHIRLHLGGQIPPDEDAMQTEDGAETENTAFVDDVGSDSGSSPSRAQQLLPLGLTSATCKNATGKTVTACDVKTEPSEDSAPSVSPPLTHNPHLAGAEDPLDLSDNHLHEGIPLNDSQPDLGTPGKAPSDNSGSAAVNGSDGALSLCISKLDAPNETADGDGYKCTLARNPLRALSPPASPATCSSAADVSAPEAFRSEGERDNNTFTVPQPLTAAEPQESSESPEPPVAASGTRSQYLRSDKPYNCSQCGKTYASRSGLKGHMKTHPVALAASSKAQSDKSDAAEDPSSMEEKNEGRADPGAKHCDEAAC from the exons ATGAATCCAGTGAGTCAGTTTCTCGGGCCAAGCAAACGGTCACACGCAAAGGATATTCGCATAATGCACCCAACGTTGCATTATGCAGCAggcaaaagtgtgctgtggaaccgtttgctgtcattttctttcctttcagaTGACCTCCTGCGCTTGAAGTCGCCATCCGCCTCTCTCGGGTCCGAAGTCACCTCTTCGgggtcctcttcctcttcctctccaaGCTCGCTCCAAGACCGCCAGCCGCCTTTGGCCCCACGCCCGTCCCCCGGCGGGCTACACGCGCCCTCCTTGCCCAACGAGAGCTCGCCCCCTCCCCACTGGCCCGACCACATTGCGACCTTCGCTACCTCCCTACCGAACACTCACTCGTCCCTCTCGCCGGACTTTCCTCACCCGTCGCTGTCTTCCCAGACTCGCTCGCCTCCCCCTCCGGGTCAGACCTCCGGCCGCCAAGTCCCGTCGTCGCATTCCGCCGTGGCCTCCCCGACGATGGGCGTTTCTGCCACCGCCACTActtcctcctcttcgtcctcccGGCGTGTGCCCACTCCACGCGGCGGCGGCAGCGACGACAGTCCGGCTCAGCACCGGGCTTCCGGCTTGCCCGGCCCCCAGGTTCTCCGGGTGCCCCCCACCCTCGCAGTACTGCTGGAGGAGCTTCGTGTCTTACAGCAGAGGCAAATCCACCAGATGCAGATCACCGAGGAAATTTGCAGGCACGTTTTGAAGCTCGGAGGCGCCGTCCTGGGGCAGGATGCCAACCCGCGAGTCAGCGGGGGCGAGAGCCACCAAAAAGCAGAGCCTTTGTCGCCGGCGCAACCCTCAACTGCCACGCCGGTCACCGCAGCCGCGGCCTCATTGCTAATGGGCCTTCCGTCACCCCTCTTTGCCCAGCCGCCGCTCTCCAAGCAAGGTCCTCCGCACGTCAACGGCAGCAGAACACCGTCGTCCGCGTCGTCTGCCGTGTCGAGCTCATCCGTGGCTTCCCTTCATCCGCTCTCTTTGTCTTTGGGGCTGCCGCCGCGCTCCTCGTCCAACGCCGCTTTATTTGCTCACGGCAGCGGAATGAGCTTCGCCGTCGGCAGCCATTCCCAGGAGCTCCaatctgcatcctcctctctggGCTCCGCCTTGGCGTCGGGACGACCGCAGCACATGTGCCGCTTTTGCGGCAAGGTCCTGAGCAGTGACTCGTCGCTGCAGATCCACCTGAGGTCGCACACGGGCGAGAGACCGTACCAGTGTCCGGtgtgtctgagccgcttcactaCGCGAGGAAACCTCAAAGCTCATTTCCTGCGCCACCGGGAGCAGAACCCAGAGCTTTCCCTCTCACTGCTGCCCCCCGCGCTCTCGGATCAGACACCGAGCGTCTCGGCCTCTGGCGCCgcgcagaggaggaggaagcgccGAGCCGATGACGACGAGTCATTTCCCGGAGTCAAAGGAAGCGTTCCCGCCGGCGTGACGGAGAACATGGCTCTGGGATTCCTGTCCGGCGCATCCCCGCGACCCTCTTCCTCTCTACCGCTGCCGCCCTCGGTGGACATGGCGCTGCTGTCCACAGCCCATTCCCTGCTCCAGTTGAATCGGGCCTCAGCGGTCGCTGGCGCGCCGGGCTCCGTGCTGCCTTCTTCCACATCGTCATCCTTGTCCTCTTCCTCGCTAGCAAGTCAGTTGAAAGGAGTGAAGCAGCAGCGCTTTGATGAAAACACTCCTCCTCACACAGCCCTCCACACACCTGCCTCCTACTCCCAAGTGGCTCACCTCCCCAAGATCCTCTTCCCGGGGGGTGCCTCCCCACACCACCTGGCCCTCCTGCGGCCTACGGGCCACCCGTCTGCCTCCCACCTCTCTTCGGCACATCGGCTCCCCTTCCCTTTCCCGCCGTTCCCCAAAGCAAGCACCTcttctcctccctcctcctccccgaGCACCTTGGCTCAGACCTCAGACACCTCCAAACTGCAGCGTCTGGTACAGAAGCTTGAAAAGCAGCCGCAAGAAGGGGCCTCGTCTTCCTGCGCCCCCTCGCCCACCCTGCTGGAGTCCAACACTAACGGTCACGATCTGACCACTGCCTCCGGTGCCTATCGCAGGGAAATGTTAGCCACTCTCGGCCTCAGTCCCAACGCCAGCCAAGGGCCCCGAGGCGCCACCTCCGCCGCCACCGCAACTGCCGCTTCACCTCTGACTGCCGCTCAGGCAGCCAATCAGTGCGGTGTGTGCCTGCGGGTCCTCAGCTGCGCTCGAGCCCTGCGCTTGCACCAGGCCACCCACCTGGgagagcgccccttcccttgtAAGCTCTGCGGCCGCTTCTTCTCCACAAAGGGCAGCCTCAGGGCCCACCTGGCCACTCATCGAGCCAGACCAGCGAACTCCCGGGCACTTAACTCCTGCCCGCTGTGCCCACGCAAGTTCACCAATGCCTTAGTGCTCCAGCACCACATCCGCCTTCACCTCGGAGGCCAAATACCGCCCGATGAAGACGCCATGCAAACAGAAGATGGCGCAGAAACAGAGAACACGGCATTTGTTGATGATGTGGGGAGCGATTCGGGTAGCTCACCGTCGCGGGCGCAACAGCTCCTCCCGCTGGGCCTTACAAGTGCAACCTGCAAAAATGCCACTGGCAAAACAGTCACAGCTTGTGATGTCAAGACGGAGCCATCTGAGGATTCCGCACCCAGTGTCAGCCCACCCCTGACCCATAATCCCCACTTGGCAGGAGCTGAGGACCCCCTGGATCTGAGCGATAACCACCTCCACGAAGGTATCCCCCTGAACGATTCCCAACCTGACCTGGGAACCCCTGGCAAAGCCCCCTCAGACAACTCTGGTTCTGCCGCAGTGAATGGCAGTGACGGCGCTCTCTCCTTGTGCATTTCAAAGCTCGACGCGCCCAACGAAACTGCCGACGGTGACGGCTACAAATGCACCCTGGCTCGAAATCCTTTGCGTGCGCTCAGCCCTCCAGCCAGCCCAGCAACGTGCAGCTCAGCAGCTGACGTTAGCGCCCCAGAAGCGTTCCGAAGTGAAGGCGAGAGAGACAACAACACGTTCACAGTCCCACAACCTCTGACAGCGGCAGAACCACAGGAGAGTTCAGAGAGCCCTGAGCCGCCTGTCGCGGCGTCAGGAACACGCTCCCAATATCTCCGCTCGGACAAACCCTACAACTGCTCCCAGTGCGGAAAGACGTACGCCAGCCGCAGCGGCCTAAAG GGTCACATGAAAACTCACCCCGTAGCTTTGGCCGCCTCCTCGAAGGCTCAAAGCGACAAGAGCGACGCTGCCGAGGATCCGAGCTCCATGGAAGAGAAGAACGAAGGCCGCGCAGATCCAGGAGCAAAGCATTGCGATGAGGCTGCCTGCTGA